The genomic segment TTGTGCCTTTAAAGTGAAGTTATCATCTCAGAATTTCTGGGATTGGACAGTGCTCCCAATCTGAGACGTGCAGCTCAGAGGAGTGGTGGGTATTTTTCTTCTGAACCTAGAATTTCACACATTCTTACCTAGCCCTTGACTAGTGTTTCATGTGGGCTTTATAAAATTGATATGTTTTAAGTACAGACCAACAACTAGCTTTACACATATAAGTTAACTGACagactctcctcccctctccctgcagCATTTAGACAtgtttgttttgtcacatacTGCTGATAAATGTAGTGAAATGTGTTTTACacggtcagccatagtagtagtGCACCCCTGAAGCGAATTGGGGTTAAGTTCAGACATTTTTCCACCTTGTCTACTCGGTTATTTGAACCAGCGACTTTTTGGTAACTGGCCCAATActtgaaccactaggctacctgctgcgtgATAGATCAGGGCTGCTGAGAACAGTTTAAGTGAATGTCATTAACTAAATCTTATATTAACATTCATATTCAACTCTGAACTATTTCACAAGGAGGTGTGAGATGTAGAAGTTGAGCAATACTCTTGGAGAATTTACCATTGAATAACCTTGAAAGCAAGTTGAGACAAGTCACAATTAGTAATTACAGTTAGACATCAGGAGTCTCCTGACAGGAGATTAATCAAACAGTGCCCTGAGTCAATGTCATGTTAGGAGTAATTCTCTTGAGATTAACACAATACAAGGTGAAATGTAATATCTGGGAAAATAGGGTAGAAAAGTGCTTATATAAATAGTTTACCCCTTTCCCATTGCTGGCACAGAtacctttttattaaaaaaagaaTCAATGGTTGATGCATGATTGAAGcaataccaagaatatgcattaCATCCCCATCATTTTGCAGGTAGAAAGGTTGACTTGAGTGATACGGGAAAAGTTTTAAAATGGGACCCATTTACCACGAGCCTTCAGACAGTGTTAACACTCACTAGCTACATGCAACTGGAAACCATCTTCTACAGTTATTCATCTTGGGGTTTGTACAGTTTAATGTTTTCAAGGGGGAAGAGAAcatgggtgtattcattacgcaaTCTGTTTAGTTAAGAACCAAAACAGATTTAAATGagtttattggacaaattcaggtaggtccctccccgttccGTTAAGAAAtgcttaattaaaaaaaaatgttttgcaacagaaactgCGGAATGCATACACCCCATGTGTATGGCTCTTAGTATCATCTACCTTAATAATAAATTAAGTTAAAAACTATACCAAAGGTTTTCAAATCTTGCTCATGTTGAAAGGATACAagaaacatttacaaaataataCCTGTGGCAAAATAAACTTTGAATATTTAAAAATCATTCTGAATCCCTACCAACAAGCGTACTGACAAATAGACCAACATTGTTTTCCAATTAACATTTCATGGCAGCTATTGTATTTAGTAGGAAATTTAATTTTTTGATTTTGTGCAGGAGGAAACCCTATCAAAAACAGCTTTTGGTCACACTAAGTGTTCCAATTGGTACATTTCAGTTATTAATCTTCTGttaatgtatacatttttttataaaatattttattcATACAATCATTTTAACTATATCAACATTACTATTTAACTGAGTGGCAAGATGGACAGAACCTCATAACAATAGTATATAAacgaatgcaaaaaaaaaaaactgtatccATTACATTTCGCTCTTCATTCAGTTCCAACTTTCTGTACAACTGTCTGTAATAGCCTATTATGAATATTGCTGGTCCTGATCTGTTGAAGTTAGTGCAGCTCTGACTGGGCTTGCACTGCCCTCTACTGGTGATCCAGGCAGAGAGCTGTGAGTTGCAGGAACAGGCTGGCAGGAACCACATATCACACCGGGCCGTTCACAGCTGCCTCTGGTGAGGTCACACTCTGCTGTGTTCTGTAGGGGTGCAGAAAGAGAGGCTACAATGTAAAATTCTGGATGACTACACTAGTTATAAGACATGCCAGACTGTGGAAATCCGCAGCACAACCTTTGATTCTAGCTGCCACTTACTTGGCTTTGTCCATTGCTGTTCCTTCTTCTAGAGGACCATTAACAGCATCACTGGAGACTTTAGATTTTTCTGTATCTGAATGTTTTGCACTGCTGAAAGGGAGGAAATTAGAGGAACTCATGAGCTGCTGGTGGACAATTAGAACAGGTACAACATCATGTCTGAAAACAGCTCACTAGTGCTAGACCGTTCCAGTGAAGGTATGAGTTCACTGTatggtcatcaaatcaaatttatttatatagcccttcgtacatcagctgatatctcaaagtgctgtacagaaacccagcctaaaaccccaaacagcaagcaatgcaggtgtagaaggagCCAGACCTTGGTTTCAAACAGTTGCTGGCAGGCTGGACTGATGCAGACACACCCTTCTCTGGTGTTCTACTCTCCCCCACAGTGTACTTCGCAGATGTGTCCTCTGAGGTAGACTTCTCATCCTCACTGCAGAAGAAAGTAACACATTTACAGAGCTCTTGCCATTTCTAAAtatacagaccccccccccccccccccgttaagACAATGGCCAGAAAAGACGGACGCATGCAGAATGGGACAGAAAGACCACAAAGCGATGGGGTAAAGAAAAAAGTGTTGAAATGTGGTTGGCGGTTAAAAATGGATGCAAGGATCATAATGTACACTAGATGGAAAGCAGCAGCAAATTCTCTGACCATCCACTTACAGGAGTTTACCTCTTTATGGGTGAGCTTGCTTTGAGGAGCAGAGCATGGGGTGATTATGACCGTTTTAGAAACTCACTGAATGGATCAAACTCATGTCAGCCATCAGTCTTGCTTTTTGTCATTAAACCACCGCGATTACTATGCAAAACTAATACGCACCAGGACGTTATGTATTTGGGATCTACAGCCAATGTTACATAATCATTGAAGAGGAAGTTGTAAGGTAGGCtatttaatttaaccaggcaagtccatTTAGAACCAATTCACAATAACCTGGCAAAGTTAAGTGTATTCACTAAAAACAACTACCTAGATAGCATTTTGAAGGTCTTTGATTTTTACATgcaatttttaaaaaatgaagCTAATTTCAAGTAGAGCCGAGTTTTGCATGATAACAGGCCTACTGCTAGTCTAAGACTCATCTCTCCAGTTTATTCCAGCCACCTCAATGCCATGTGCTGCGAACTGAAGCCAATGAGATACCAGCACAGGGAGGGGTGGATACATAATGAAGACCGCTTTCGCCAATCCACACCACAAAGAAAATGGCCAATTCAGAAAGCCTGGGAATGGCTAATCCTGAGGGCCGATGGCCATTTCATGACATCATTGACGACGAGCAACGACCAAATCATTACATCGGAGATAGACATGCATATGGAGATGGTAAAATAATtaataatttaaaaataaatacaactaaAACTCAGTGGCTGACATGAAAACAAGACACAGCAGACTTTTCCCCCCCCGATTGGCTGTACATACCGATAAGATTTCAACACTCTGAAGCCACACGCacaccagagagaaagaggaagctCATGTTGTAAGTGTTGCAGTTAAAGTGAAGGACAGTTTCTCAAACAACAAAAGGACAGCAATGTAGGTTGGGAAGATTTGGTGATACGTAAATGGTACATAGATATTTATACAAGTCAACTGGAGTGTCCCTGCCTTGCCTGGCTGGAAATCACCCAGTGTAGGGAGAAAACTTGGCAAGGCACAGAGGTCAATTCCACATGCACTGTGAGGTGAATGGCTGTGTTGTAAGGGAAGGATTGGTGACAGGGGGAAAGGGGTATGGTGTGTTATCAGAAGCCTTACCTCTTGAAAACAGCCGTTTCAGTTTTGGCATCTACAGTAAGGCTAACTGTCTCCTTCATGGATCCATTGGTGACCGTCTCAGTGGTGATAGTCTCCTCCGCGTCCGAGCCTCCGGCTTTCCTTCCAGGGGAGTTGGCTGGCTGGGCTGCCTCGTCCCTTGGCCACTGGTCAGAAACTGGGACATCACACAGGGATAGCATTATTACAGTGATCAATGAGTAAGAAGTCAAATGCTTATTCCTGTATGGCACTGTGGCAAAGCTCACCTTCAGGCTGCATTGGTGCGTTGACACCCAAGGGGTCTCCTGTCCCTATGCAGGTCTCCATCGCTACTGGGGAATTGTTCCTCAAGGGATCTTTGGGGCTGGAAGATCAAAAGCAAAAAAAGGTATTTAATTTGTCCTCCTAAAATAGCCAAATTCAAATATAAAATGCATGGAAAGGCAAGGGAATAAACTGAACACCAGTCACCACcatccaaaagtatgtggacaccttcttGTCGAACACCTCTTTCCAAAAATTATGctcattaatatagagttggtcccccctttgctgctataacagactccactcttctggaaggctttccactagatgttggaacattgttgcagggacttgcttccattcagccacaagagcattagcaaGGCCAGGCACTGATTCCACgctattaggcctggctcgcagtcggcgttccaatacatctcaaaggtgtttgatggggttgaattcagggctctgtgcaggccagtcaaattcttccacaccgatcacgacaaaccatttctgtatggtccTCGCTTTGTGCAgtgggacattgtcatgctgaagcaggaaaaggccttccctaaactattgccacaaagttggaagcacagaatcgtctagaatgtcattgtatgctgtagcgttaagattggaactcgttagtgagtgttgcaaccggggACGGGCTATTTTtaagcgcttcagcactcagtggtctcgttctgtgagcttgtgtagcctaccacttcgcagctgagcctttgttgctcctacacgtttccacttcacaataacagcacttacagtggaCCGGGGTAGCTCAAGCAAGGCAGACATTTGATAAACTGACtcgttgaaaaggtggcatcctatgacagtgtcatgttgaaagtcactgagctcttcagtaaggccattctactgccaatgtttgtatatggagattgcatgactgtgtgctcggttttctacacctgtcagcaacgggtgtggctgaaatagccaaatccactaatttgaaggggtgtccacatatttctATATAGCATGTACATGGGAGGATAACAATATGGAAATGTGTGTGGCAATTGTGCCACATTAAGTCTTGGGACTGAGGCTGGTGGAATGAACCCTTACTTGACTGGTGAGAAGTTGCTAGAGAAGTCTGCCCAGCCCGTGGCTGTGTCAGGGGAAGCATTGGGGGAGCTCCAGCCAGCAGATTCTGGTAGGACTGCAGGGGAGGAAGGGGATGCTGTGGCAGTAGTGGTGGCTGGGGCAGGTGCTCTGATCGACGTAGAACTCCCAGTGTCCATGGGTATGTCGTCAAAGTTAGCTGTCCACACAGGCCCTGAAACGACAGGGCAACCGTCACAAAAAAGCCAGCCAAGACAAATCATGCAGCATTTTCTGGAGGAGAGCACACCAAACAGACCTACCTAACCACCAACCCAACCGTGTCAGTCCGGGACAATCACTCACCCTCACCCGTGTCCACCTCCATTCTGTCATCAGAGCTGGCGTTGTTAGGCTCAAAGGGATCACGTTTCACATCCTCCTCCTCAGAGTCTGTGCTCTCCTCACTATCTGTACTGCCAGAGCTCCTAATGGTTCAAGTCACAAAATGGAAAGAAGTCTTTAAAATAATCAGCAGGTGCCTTGAATAGGCCTCAGAAGGTAAGCCGTTAGTCATTTCAGATATTTAATTTACTTATGACCAAAAGGCACTGCCGTACCGAGGACATCTCTGAGCTTCAGGTGCGAAAGTGATATCTTTCTCATCCCAGATGTCCTCCTCATCAGAGCCTGCATCTTCAAACTGCTGGATCTTCTCCTTACAGCAGGCCTCAAACAGAGCTATATTTGCCTGGAAGACAACACCAGTAACAGGGTAAAGCACAAGATGCACAAAAAGACATGCTGTGTTGCTTCCACTTCATTTACTGTACAtggagaaaaaaacaaacataagtATGTGCACCTTTTTCATATTCATACATAACGGAATTTCAAACATCAGCATTGGCTAATACTATGTACAGCATTATAAAAATGGTGAACTTCAATATGTTGGGAGTTAGTGTAGCAGTTTTATTTTTACTACATCTAGCCTAGAGCACAGTTGGAAAAGATAATCATTTCTATATAATTGTATAATACATTAAAATACTTACACTTTCATTTGTATTCAAGGAAAAATTGATGTCTGATATTCTATCAAAGGGAATACTGAAATGTTAAAGAAAAGAGTTTAGTTTAGTTATATTAGTGAGACAATGACTTcacaaaatggcttcaggactcCTCCCGACAGAGGCCCAGTAACAGGTAGAAGGACAATGATGGCACACTAACTCACATTAAAAACAGCTTTTGCAGAAACCCCATCAGCCATTCTCCACAGGAACCCAAACACCAGCAGATTCCCACATAATAACAAGATCCAGACAGAAGTGGCATAGAGGAGGGCAGAAGTGTGCTACTTACTCCAAACTAAACTGAATTTTGCAATTACAAAGTTAGTCTAGACTCTGGTCCAAGCAAACCACCAGTCTATTGACAGTGACACGCATTTTGAACTTTACAGTCATGTATCAAATTTAATGGTTGGCCTGTATAATAACAGCTAGTTAAATGGAATCATAAAGAAATTTGAGAGTTCTAGTCTCCCCAAACCCTCATTAAAAAAACACAACCAATGTAATAGTAGGTTATGAACAAAACATCATGCAGGATCAGTACTCACTCCACGACATCATCCTGATCGGCAAACTCTTCGTCATTGAAGCCAAACTGCTCAATAAAATTGGACGTCATTTGTTGCATCTGATAATCAGAAAAGGCCTGGCAAACCCAGGACCAACGATAATGATATAGTCTTGGCACTTACAAAAGTCTTCAAGTTCTACAATTCAAAACAATTGGCTAGTACTGTAGCTATTGGTTAATAGTTAAGATTAAGAGCACATGCATACTTACATGTTTAATGTTAGTTTAAATCATATATCAGTACTACTACGAGACATAAGTCCAGTATAATAATGTTATCAACAATTACAAACACTATAAATATGCAGATTTAGCAGTGCGTCTACAGTCTTATCCAGTTACAGACTTACCTGTTGTAGAGAGGAATCCTGGTGGAATCCACTGTCCTTGAAGTCTACCTCATCATCACTGGATGAGTGAATATGGTGTGTGTTCACCTAGGGCACAATGCAAACAACCTTATTACTAAGAGGACAACCATTAGACCTTCTTCAAACAGCTTTGGCACCTCAATTTCCAGTGTAAATACTCTGTGTACTTTGCAAACATTTTGGCATCGAGTAACAGGTGTCTGGATCAGACTTACTAGGTCTACAGTGTTTCTCTTGTTTGTGTCAGCTAGCTGACCAGAAGTGAAGGCCTCCCATCTCTCTTTGTCATCCTCTGTGAGCTCTGAAACACAAATCAAAACGAATGTTAGTCACaggcaccgaatacaacagtagaccttagagtgaaatgcttacttatgagcccctaactaacaatgcagttaaaaaacaacataagaaataaaagtaacatgtaattaaagagcagcagtaaaacaacaatagcAAGACAAAacacagggggggtaccggtagagagtcaatgtgtgggggcaccggttagttaaggtaatatgtacacgaaggtagagttattaaagtgactatgcatagatgataacagagtagcagccgtgtaaaagagggggagagggggtgctctcgatggcgcagctgtggatccttttgaggatctgaggacccatgacaaatcttttcagtttcctgagggggaaaacgttttgtcatgccctcttcacagctgtcttggtgtgcttggacaatgttcgtttgttggtgaagtggacaccaaggaacttgaagctctcaacctgcttccaCTGCAGCagagtcgatgagaatgggggcgtgcttggtcctctttttcctgtagtccacaataatctcctttatcttaatcacgttgagggagaggttgttgtcctggcaccacatagCCAGGTTaggacctccttcctataggctgtcttgacatttttcaggcctaccactgttgtgtcatctgcatacttaatgatggtgttggagttgtttaGTCATGAGTGAACGggaagtacaggagggaactgagcacgcacccaaGGAGCCCGTGTtgaggatgtgttgttacctacccttaccaactgggggttggcccgtcaggaagcccaggacctagttgcagagggaggggtttagtcccagggtccttagcttattgatgagctttgagggcactgtggtgttgaacactgagctgtagtcaataaatagcattctcacataggtgttccttttgtccaggtgtgaaagtgcagtgtggagtgcaatagcgaTTCCACCTTaatagaaaccctagacccactccaatttgcataccacctgttagggtggtatgcaaattggagtgggtctagggtttgagataatggtgttgacgtgagccatgaccagcctttcaaagcacttcatggctacagacgtgagtgctacgggtgggtaggcatttaggcaggttaccgtcGTGTTCTTGGCACAgtcactatggtggtctgcttaaaacatgttggtattacagactcggagagggagaggttgaaaatgacattaaagacacttgccagttggtcagcgcatgctcgcagaacacgtcctggtaatccgtctggccctgttgacctgtttaaagggtcatcacatcggctgcggagagcgtgatcagtcTTCCGGAacaactgatgctctcatgcatgttatagtgttacttgcctcgaagcgagcatagaagtagtttagctcgtctggaacGCTTGTgtaactgggcagctctcagctgtgctttcctttgtagtctgtattGGTTTGCAAtacctgccacatccgatgagcgtcagagccggtgtagtacaactcgatctttgtcctgtattgacgctttgcctgtttgatggttcatcggagggcatagcaggatttcttagaaGCTTCTGGggtagagtcccgctccttgaaagcagcagctctagcctttaactcagtgcggatgttgcctgtaatccacggcttctggttgggtatgtacgtacggtcaatgTGGGGACAGCGTCaacgatgcacttattgatgaagcaagTGACTGATGGTGTACACCTCAATGCCAacggaggaatcccagaacatattccagtctgtgctagcaaaacagtcctgtagcttagcatccgcttcatctgaccacttttttattgatctagtcactggtacttcctgctttaatttttgcttgtcagcaggaatcaggaggatataattatggtcagatttgccaaatggagggagagctttgtacgcatctctgtgtgtagagtaaaggtggtccagagttatttttcctctggttgcacatttaacacgctgatagaaatttggtaaaacggatttaagtttcccagcattaaagtccctggcttctaggagcgccgcctctgggtgagcgttttcttgtttgctaatggtggaatacagctcattcaatgctgtcttagtgccagtctCTGACTGTGGCAGTATGTAAAACAGCTactaaaaatacagatgaaaactctaggtagatagtTTGGTCTAAAGCtcatcatgagatactctacctcaggcatgcaatagctcgagacttcctcagatatcgtgcaccagctgttatctACGAAAATACATAGCCCGCCactccttgtcttaccagacaccaTGGTTCTATCCTGCCAGTGCAGCGTATAACCAgtcagctgtatgttgatagtgtcgtcgttcagccacgtctccgtgaagcataacatattacagttttgaatgtcccgttggtagattAATCTTTCGCGTAGGTAAtttattttattgtccaaagattgcacgtttgctagcataACCGAaggcagtgggggtttattcgatcgcctacgaattctcagaaggcagcctgtgCTCCGGCCACTtttcctccgcctcctcttcgGGTATATTGTTCGCGTCGGGcttgtcagactcgttaaagggaaaaaaggattctgtcagtccgtggtgagtaatcgcagtcctgatgtccagaagttattttcggtcataagagacggtagcggaaacattatgtacaaaatctgTGAAAAAATAAgttgcaaataaacaaacaaataaacgaTCGATTGGGGGCACGTAAAAACGCCAACCTTCTCCAGGGCCATTTTATGAGTGACACATATAAATAACACAAGATTAGTCTATTCCACCTTAATAGAGTAATTCCTTTTAGGACCTCCAACTTAAATTTCTGATGGGACATGACACCTCAAAGCACACTCACCCGAGATGAGCTGCTGTATCTTCGCACCATTGGGGCCCTTGTCGCTGTTGTGCACTATTGAGTTGGCTATTCTGGTCAAGTGCCCCATGTAGCCCCGTCTACGTCCACCCTCACCCCTGAAACAGGAAAAAAAAACGCGCATTGAAGCCTATATGAACATTATGGTGACATTTCTTACACTACATTGAGCCTTGTTAAGGGTAAAAACCAAACTGCTCACAAGAGAATTAGAAAAATATGCAAAGTCCAGTGGTCTAGTAACAACAGCATTATGGTCTAAATTCATAGTGGAATGAGAAAAAAGACAACAGTACTTACTGCTCCTTCTCATTAGAGCTCCATGCATCAAGAATTCTCTGGATAAACTGGCACTTCTGAAACAGCTAAAACACAGAGCAAAAAGCAGTTAATTGACTTGTCTGACATGAATGCCATCGATGTAAAGGATGATAAAGACTCACGTGTTTGATGAGGTGGCTTTCTCTGACAGGCTCTTGGTCCTGATCTCTGTTGATTTCGGGGTTTTCACTTTGGGCTGGGGGCATTGCTAGGATCATCGCAGTGCAGATTTCAACTTGTATATGCAGGAAGTTATTCCATATATAGTTGAAGTACATGTCCTGAGaataaatggagagagaaagacagccatTAATTACACATCCCAAAACTAGTTGTTGAAATGCTCATCATTCCTGTTGACCATGGTTATGAGATGGGGGTAGTAATGGAACCAGTGTCAAAAGAAAGTGAAAACCCTGTGCACAGCATTAAGTCTAGATCATGGTGCTGGTTTTGGTAGGAAAAACTAGTACGCCAAAACAAGTAAAAAACACAAAAAGACAGGCAACTGACAAGTATGACTCCAAGAGTGTTGAGGTTGATCAGCTCCATGTTGATAATATGAGTGTTGGTCTGCAGGAGGCTGGCCACAAGACGGACCACACTCAACCGGGTGTTGCCCACTGGGGGGTCCAGCATGCCCCATGTGGTTTTCATGATATTCTTCTGCAAATGTGGGGATGAAAGGAACAATCAGGGTCTAGTTCAGTCTATATTCATTTAACTTGGTAATGCAAATAAAACCACCATTGGAGTGCACATGTAGAGTAAATTACAAGAAGAACCACCCACTGAAGATAAATATGACTCAAAGTTTAAAAGTTTGAGATAGCAGgatcacaaaaaaaaatctaagacAGAAATGTAGAATAAGTTTATTGAAAATATGGTGGTAGTTATATTTCACTCAAGTGGATAGGCAAGGAGGACAACCTACTCTAATGAGCTTACTAATCTAAGAAATGTGTGCactttttactgtgtgtgtgtgtgtgtgtgtgtgtgtgtgtgtgacactataGGTATGTAAAGTATTACCTTTGGGGGTTCCAGCAGCAGTTGATGGAAGTCTTTGAGCCTGGGCCTGACAGCCTCCAGAATGCTCTGATTGACTGAGAAGGATGGGTGGCTCATA from the Oncorhynchus kisutch isolate 150728-3 linkage group LG4, Okis_V2, whole genome shotgun sequence genome contains:
- the LOC109889238 gene encoding serine/threonine-protein phosphatase 6 regulatory subunit 3-A isoform X11, encoding MFWKFDLHTTSHIDTLLEKEDVTLTEVMDEEDVLQECKAQNHKLVDFLVRPQCMVDLVTYITQEPSDDVEEKIKYKYPNISCELLTSDVGQINDRLGEDESLLMKLYGFLQRDSPLNPLLASFFSKVLSILIGRKPEQIVEFLRKREDFVDLMIKHIGTSAIMDLLLRMLTCIEPQQLRQDVLNWLNEEKVIQRLVDMVQPSQDEDRHSNASQSLCEIIRLSRDQMFQVQGCSEPDPLLATLEKQETVEQLLSNIFDKEKNDSAIVSVIQILLTLFETRRPAFEGHLEICPPGMSHPSFSVNQSILEAVRPRLKDFHQLLLEPPKKNIMKTTWGMLDPPVGNTRLSVVRLVASLLQTNTHIINMELINLNTLGVILDMYFNYIWNNFLHIQVEICTAMILAMPPAQSENPEINRDQDQEPVRESHLIKHLFQKCQFIQRILDAWSSNEKEQGEGGRRRGYMGHLTRIANSIVHNSDKGPNGAKIQQLISELTEDDKERWEAFTSGQLADTNKRNTVDLVNTHHIHSSSDDEVDFKDSGFHQDSSLQQFGFNDEEFADQDDVVDIPFDRISDINFSLNTNESANIALFEACCKEKIQQFEDAGSDEEDIWDEKDITFAPEAQRCPRSSGSTDSEESTDSEEEDVKRDPFEPNNASSDDRMEVDTGEGPVWTANFDDIPMDTGSSTSIRAPAPATTTATASPSSPAVLPESAGWSSPNASPDTATGWADFSSNFSPVNPKDPLRNNSPVAMETCIGTGDPLGVNAPMQPEVSDQWPRDEAAQPANSPGRKAGGSDAEETITTETVTNGSMKETVSLTVDAKTETAVFKRVLKSYREDEKSTSEDTSAKYTVGESRTPEKGVSASVQPASNCLKPSSAKHSDTEKSKVSSDAVNGPLEEGTAMDKAKTQQSVTSPEAAVNGPV
- the LOC109889238 gene encoding serine/threonine-protein phosphatase 6 regulatory subunit 3 isoform X4, with protein sequence MFWKFDLHTTSHIDTLLEKEDVTLTEVMDEEDVLQECKAQNHKLVDFLVRPQCMVDLVTYITQEPSDDVEEKIKYKYPNISCELLTSDVGQINDRLGEDESLLMKLYGFLQRDSPLNPLLASFFSKVLSILIGRKPEQIVEFLRKREDFVDLMIKHIGTSAIMDLLLRMLTCIEPQQLRQDVLNWLNEEKVIQRLVDMVQPSQDEDRHSNASQSLCEIIRLSRDQMFQVQGCSEPDPLLATLEKQETVEQLLSNIFDKEKNDSAIVSVIQILLTLFETRRPAFEGHLEICPPGMSHPSFSVNQSILEAVRPRLKDFHQLLLEPPKKNIMKTTWGMLDPPVGNTRLSVVRLVASLLQTNTHIINMELINLNTLGVILDMYFNYIWNNFLHIQVEICTAMILAMPPAQSENPEINRDQDQEPVRESHLIKHLFQKCQFIQRILDAWSSNEKEQGEGGRRRGYMGHLTRIANSIVHNSDKGPNGAKIQQLISELTEDDKERWEAFTSGQLADTNKRNTVDLVNTHHIHSSSDDEVDFKDSGFHQDSSLQQAFSDYQMQQMTSNFIEQFGFNDEEFADQDDVVDIPFDRISDINFSLNTNESANIALFEACCKEKIQQFEDAGSDEEDIWDEKDITFAPEAQRCPRSSGSTDSEESTDSEEEDVKRDPFEPNNASSDDRMEVDTGEGPVWTANFDDIPMDTGSSTSIRAPAPATTTATASPSSPAVLPESAGWSSPNASPDTATGWADFSSNFSPVNPKDPLRNNSPVAMETCIGTGDPLGVNAPMQPEVSDQWPRDEAAQPANSPGRKAGGSDAEETITTETVTNGSMKETVSLTVDAKTETAVFKSEDEKSTSEDTSAKYTVGESRTPEKGVSASVQPASNCLKPSSAKHSDTEKSKVSSDAVNGPLEEGTAMDKAKTQQSVTSPEAAVNGPV
- the LOC109889238 gene encoding serine/threonine-protein phosphatase 6 regulatory subunit 3 isoform X9, which produces MFWKFDLHTTSHIDTLLEKEDVTLTEVMDEEDVLQECKAQNHKLVDFLVRPQCMVDLVTYITQEPSDDVEEKIKYKYPNISCELLTSDVGQINDRLGEDESLLMKLYGFLQRDSPLNPLLASFFSKVLSILIGRKPEQIVEFLRKREDFVDLMIKHIGTSAIMDLLLRMLTCIEPQQLRQDVLNWLNEEKVIQRLVDMVQPSQDEDRHSNASQSLCEIIRLSRDQMFQVQGCSEPDPLLATLEKQETVEQLLSNIFDKEKNDSAIVSVIQILLTLFETRRPAFEGHLEICPPGMSHPSFSVNQSILEAVRPRLKDFHQLLLEPPKKNIMKTTWGMLDPPVGNTRLSVVRLVASLLQTNTHIINMELINLNTLGVILDMYFNYIWNNFLHIQVEICTAMILAMPPAQSENPEINRDQDQEPVRESHLIKHLFQKCQFIQRILDAWSSNEKEQGEGGRRRGYMGHLTRIANSIVHNSDKGPNGAKIQQLISELTEDDKERWEAFTSGQLADTNKRNTVDLVNTHHIHSSSDDEVDFKDSGFHQDSSLQQMQQMTSNFIEQFGFNDEEFADQDDVVDIPFDRISDINFSLNTNESANIALFEACCKEKIQQFEDAGSDEEDIWDEKDITFAPEAQRCPRSSGSTDSEESTDSEEEDVKRDPFEPNNASSDDRMEVDTGEGPVWTANFDDIPMDTGSSTSIRAPAPATTTATASPSSPAVLPESAGWSSPNASPDTATGWADFSSNFSPVNPKDPLRNNSPVAMETCIGTGDPLGVNAPMQPEVSDQWPRDEAAQPANSPGRKAGGSDAEETITTETVTNGSMKETVSLTVDAKTETAVFKSEDEKSTSEDTSAKYTVGESRTPEKGVSASVQPASNCLKPSSAKHSDTEKSKVSSDAVNGPLEEGTAMDKAKTQQSVTSPEAAVNGPV